In Aliamphritea ceti, a single window of DNA contains:
- a CDS encoding BCCT family transporter: MDKLSATRSGGFLGDYDKPLFWTTAGITLLIVALGVASPDTLKAYASNAQGYLSSQFGWAYVLALAVYVGIGLWVGFSRYGNLKLGTKDETPEFTTFTWVAMLFSCGIGVGFLLWGVAEPLYHYMQTPYMAEPATPEAIPVALQITSLHWGLHTWMGYCIVGLCIAFPAFRYGKPMNIGIALYGLLGERTEGSVWARLLDLIGAVATIGGIATVLGLGVISIDYGVNHIFGIETGNTGKVIIIAVLAVLYSLSAVSGLKRGVAYLSTVNVAIVVAFCVFILLTGDTNTLLRYYVTGIGNYLGNLLPMTFWADPLQKSGWINWWTVFYWLIVISWSPFVGGFVARISRGRTLREFILFAVLTPTLCSMLWFAVIGGSAIGLEAGGEVKIFEAVQANVGSGIYVLLDSFPMSGLLSLVVFISMIIFLVTSADSACFFVAMQMSKGAYEPAFGMKITWGLFTGMLAIVLLLSGGLKAVQTASIVAGSPFAIGIGFMIWSLLRSLKQEYAKEYEGAEDTVPEAIESTVAGGEMRTSGAFSPRD, encoded by the coding sequence ATGGATAAACTGTCAGCCACCCGAAGTGGTGGGTTCCTGGGTGATTATGACAAGCCGCTGTTCTGGACAACGGCGGGTATTACCCTTTTGATTGTTGCCTTGGGAGTGGCCAGCCCGGATACCCTGAAAGCTTACGCCAGTAATGCACAAGGGTATTTGAGTAGCCAGTTTGGCTGGGCGTATGTACTGGCGTTAGCCGTGTATGTGGGCATTGGTCTCTGGGTAGGATTTAGCCGCTATGGAAATCTCAAACTGGGTACGAAAGATGAAACGCCTGAGTTTACGACCTTTACCTGGGTCGCCATGCTATTCAGCTGTGGTATTGGTGTTGGCTTCCTGCTTTGGGGCGTAGCTGAACCGCTTTATCACTACATGCAAACGCCCTATATGGCTGAGCCTGCTACACCTGAAGCAATACCTGTTGCTTTACAGATAACTTCTCTTCACTGGGGGCTGCATACCTGGATGGGCTACTGCATAGTTGGCTTGTGCATTGCGTTTCCTGCGTTTCGTTACGGTAAGCCGATGAATATTGGTATCGCCCTGTATGGCTTGTTGGGTGAACGTACAGAAGGCAGTGTCTGGGCACGGTTACTGGACCTGATAGGTGCGGTAGCGACCATTGGCGGAATTGCTACGGTGCTGGGCTTAGGTGTAATTTCTATTGATTACGGCGTTAATCATATCTTTGGGATTGAGACAGGTAACACGGGCAAAGTCATTATTATCGCGGTGTTGGCTGTTCTCTACAGCTTGTCTGCGGTTTCCGGTTTGAAGCGTGGCGTGGCGTATCTGAGCACGGTCAATGTGGCGATAGTCGTGGCTTTCTGCGTGTTCATCTTACTAACGGGTGATACTAATACTCTGTTGCGTTACTACGTGACTGGTATCGGTAATTATCTGGGCAATTTGCTGCCAATGACTTTCTGGGCAGATCCGCTGCAAAAGAGTGGCTGGATTAACTGGTGGACAGTCTTTTACTGGCTGATCGTTATTTCCTGGTCGCCGTTTGTTGGTGGCTTTGTGGCACGAATTTCCCGTGGTCGTACTTTGCGTGAGTTTATTCTGTTTGCTGTGCTGACACCTACATTGTGCTCAATGCTATGGTTTGCGGTTATCGGCGGTTCTGCCATTGGCCTGGAAGCTGGTGGTGAGGTGAAGATTTTTGAGGCTGTGCAGGCGAATGTCGGTTCAGGTATTTACGTCCTGCTGGATAGCTTCCCAATGAGTGGTTTGCTGAGCCTGGTTGTCTTCATCAGCATGATTATCTTTCTGGTAACCTCTGCAGATTCGGCATGTTTCTTTGTGGCGATGCAAATGTCTAAAGGCGCTTATGAGCCTGCATTTGGCATGAAAATCACCTGGGGGCTATTTACCGGCATGCTGGCTATCGTATTGTTACTCAGTGGTGGTTTGAAGGCGGTGCAAACAGCGTCAATTGTGGCGGGTAGCCCGTTCGCGATTGGTATTGGCTTTATGATCTGGTCGTTGCTGCGTTCTCTGAAACAGGAGTATGCCAAGGAATATGAAGGTGCTGAAGACACTGTTCCAGAAGCTATTGAGTCAACAGTAGCTGGCGGTGAAATGCGAACCAGCGGCGCGTTTAGTCCGCGTGATTAA